Proteins encoded by one window of Erwinia pyrifoliae DSM 12163:
- the ygiD gene encoding 4,5-DOPA dioxygenase extradiol produces the protein MSQQTMPALFLGHGSPMNVLEENIYTQTWRKLGTALPRPEAIIAVSAHWYTRGTAVTALEKPRTIHDFGGFPQALFDTHYPAPGSPVLAQQVAGALAPVAVELDREWGFDHGSWGVLIKMYPDADIPLVQLSVDGSKPPAYHFELGRKLAALREQGVMIVASGNVVHNLSRMRWQDEAQAWPWAESFNQYVRDNLGWEGEASQHPLVNFMQHEGAALSNPTPEHYLPLLYVLGARAAGETVSIPVDGIVMGSLSMLSVQVG, from the coding sequence ATGAGTCAGCAAACTATGCCTGCGCTGTTCCTGGGGCACGGTAGTCCGATGAACGTTCTGGAAGAGAATATCTACACGCAAACCTGGCGCAAACTGGGGACTGCCCTGCCAAGGCCTGAAGCGATTATTGCCGTGTCCGCCCACTGGTATACCCGGGGTACGGCGGTGACGGCGCTGGAAAAACCGCGCACTATTCATGATTTCGGTGGTTTCCCGCAGGCATTATTTGACACGCATTATCCGGCACCTGGCTCCCCGGTGCTGGCACAACAGGTGGCCGGTGCATTGGCTCCGGTTGCCGTAGAGCTTGACCGCGAGTGGGGATTCGACCACGGCTCGTGGGGAGTGCTAATCAAGATGTACCCTGACGCGGACATCCCGCTGGTGCAGCTGAGCGTGGACGGCAGTAAACCCCCTGCTTACCACTTCGAACTGGGACGAAAACTGGCCGCGCTGCGCGAGCAGGGGGTTATGATCGTCGCCAGCGGTAATGTGGTGCATAACCTGAGCAGGATGCGTTGGCAGGATGAGGCACAAGCCTGGCCCTGGGCTGAATCCTTTAATCAATACGTACGCGATAATCTGGGCTGGGAAGGGGAAGCCTCACAGCATCCGCTGGTGAACTTTATGCAGCATGAGGGCGCGGCACTGTCGAACCCTACGCCGGAGCATTATCTGCCGCTGCTGTACGTACTCGGTGCACGCGCAGCGGGCGAAACGGTGTCGATCCCGGTGGATGGGATAGTCATGGGGTCACTCAGTATGCTGTCCGTGCAGGTAGGATAA
- a CDS encoding glutathionylspermidine synthase family protein — MRRIAIAERPAWREKATEYGFRFHTMHGEPYWCEEAYYQFTLQQIESLEDVTSELHQMCLQAVELVTGSEELLAKFRIPKHTWDFVRESWKSGQPSLYSRLDLAWDGHSPAKLLENNADTPTSLYEAAFFQWLWLEDQLKAGLLPAGSDQFNSLQEKLIERFSELHKQHGFSWLHLACCRDSEEDRGTVQYLQDCATEAGLPTDFLYMDEIGLGEKGQFTDVHDQVIGNLFKLYPWEFMLRETFSTKLADAGVRWLEPGWKSVLSNKALLPLLWKMFPDHPNLLPAYFAEDNVPHMDKYVVKPLFSREGANIRIVENGQEIVRVDGPYGEEGMIVQQFHPLPKFGDSYTLIGSWLINDRPAGIGLREDRDLITQDLSRFYPHTFIG; from the coding sequence ATGAGGCGTATTGCCATTGCCGAACGCCCGGCCTGGCGAGAAAAAGCGACGGAATATGGTTTTCGTTTTCACACCATGCACGGCGAACCGTACTGGTGTGAAGAGGCCTACTATCAGTTCACGCTGCAGCAAATTGAATCGCTGGAAGACGTAACCAGTGAACTGCACCAGATGTGCCTGCAGGCGGTGGAGCTGGTGACCGGTAGCGAAGAGCTGCTGGCTAAGTTCCGCATTCCAAAACATACCTGGGACTTCGTGCGCGAATCCTGGAAAAGCGGCCAGCCATCGCTCTATTCGCGGCTGGATCTCGCCTGGGATGGCCATTCACCGGCCAAACTGCTGGAAAACAATGCCGATACGCCCACTTCGCTGTATGAAGCCGCGTTCTTCCAGTGGCTTTGGCTGGAAGACCAGCTGAAAGCAGGCCTGCTCCCCGCTGGCAGCGACCAGTTCAACAGCCTGCAGGAAAAGCTGATCGAACGCTTTAGCGAGCTGCATAAGCAGCACGGTTTTAGCTGGCTGCACCTGGCCTGTTGCCGGGATTCTGAAGAAGATCGTGGCACCGTTCAGTATTTGCAGGACTGCGCCACGGAAGCCGGGCTACCAACGGATTTCCTTTATATGGATGAAATCGGCCTGGGTGAGAAAGGGCAATTTACCGATGTCCACGACCAGGTGATTGGTAACCTGTTTAAGCTCTATCCGTGGGAATTTATGCTGCGCGAAACGTTCTCCACTAAACTGGCCGATGCCGGGGTGCGCTGGCTGGAACCGGGCTGGAAGAGCGTTCTTTCCAATAAAGCGCTGCTGCCGTTGCTGTGGAAAATGTTCCCTGACCATCCGAACCTGTTACCAGCATACTTCGCAGAAGATAACGTGCCCCACATGGATAAGTATGTGGTCAAGCCGCTGTTTTCCCGCGAGGGCGCGAATATCCGCATTGTGGAAAACGGTCAGGAGATTGTGCGTGTCGATGGGCCATACGGTGAAGAAGGGATGATTGTGCAACAGTTTCATCCGCTACCGAAATTTGGTGACAGCTATACGCTAATTGGCAGCTGGTTGATCAACGATCGGCCTGCCGGCATCGGCCTGCGCGAAGATCGCGATCTGATCACCCAGGATCTGTCGCGCTTCTATCCGCACACCTTTATTGGATGA
- the glnE gene encoding bifunctional [glutamate--ammonia ligase]-adenylyl-L-tyrosine phosphorylase/[glutamate--ammonia-ligase] adenylyltransferase: MVPSLMQPLPALLADQVMRLDPLFNGASSRHQAVLVFSDFIRTSLINFPDWWQQLQQQPPRPDEWQHYRQWLQTQLAAVQDENALMRELRQFRRHMLTRIAWMQTLAESTTEQSLRQLSELAERLIVAARDWLWHACCADLGTPMNAAGEPQPLLILGMGKLGGVELNFSSDIDLIFTWPENGTTQGGRRELDNAQFFTRLGQRLIKVLGQTTVDGFVYRVDMRLRPFGDSGPLVLSFAALEDYYQEQGRDWERYAMVKARLMGDSDDRWSAELRQMLRPFVFRRYIDFSVIQSLRNMKSMIAREVRRRGLTDNIKLGAGGIRETEFIVQVFQLIRGGRERSLQQRSLLPTLAAIGELHLLPSDRVGQLQVAYQFLRRLENLLQSINDEQTQTLPDSEPDRARLAWAMGFTDWAALHARLDRHMVDVRTIFNELIGDDTADSADNREAGEYGALWQDRLEETDLQLLVPHLASNARQQLLRTLNDFRQDLDKRTIGPRGRQALDQLMPRLLSEVVPRNDAPVTLMRLTPLLLGVVTRSTYLELLSEYHGALQHLIRLCAASPMVASQLARYPLLLDELLDPATLYHPTATDAYRDELRQYLLRIPEEDEEQQLEALRQFKQAQHLRIAAADIAKTLPVMKVSDHLTWLAEAITESVVQQAWNMMVQRYGRPSHLVSDSERGFAVVGYGKLGGWELGYSSDLDLVFLHDCPAEAVTLGERSIDGRQFYLRLAQRVMHLFSTRTSSGILYEVDARLRPSGAAGMLVSTFAAFDEYQRSEAWTWEHQALVRARIVFGDSALSQRFERIRRSVLGLPREAQALQTEVREMREKMRAHHGNKHKGRWDIKSDAGGIIDIEFMTQYLVLRYASQHPELTRWSDNVRILELLARSGKMEPAQALALTHAYVTLRDALHHLALQELPGHVSVDAFAQEKAEVKACWQAWLSA; this comes from the coding sequence ATGGTGCCATCATTAATGCAGCCCTTGCCGGCGCTGCTGGCTGACCAGGTCATGCGGCTTGACCCGCTGTTTAACGGCGCATCTTCCCGGCATCAGGCGGTGCTGGTTTTCAGCGACTTTATCCGCACCAGCCTGATTAATTTCCCCGACTGGTGGCAGCAGCTGCAACAGCAGCCGCCGCGACCGGATGAATGGCAACACTACCGGCAATGGCTGCAAACACAGCTTGCTGCCGTGCAGGACGAAAATGCGCTGATGCGCGAGCTGCGCCAGTTCCGCCGCCATATGTTGACGCGTATTGCCTGGATGCAGACCCTGGCAGAAAGCACCACGGAACAGAGTCTGCGCCAGCTGAGCGAGCTGGCGGAAAGGCTGATTGTTGCCGCGCGTGACTGGTTGTGGCACGCCTGCTGTGCCGATCTTGGCACCCCGATGAATGCCGCAGGCGAGCCACAGCCGCTGCTGATCCTCGGCATGGGGAAACTGGGCGGCGTTGAGCTGAACTTCTCCTCTGATATCGACCTGATTTTTACCTGGCCTGAAAACGGCACCACGCAAGGGGGGCGGCGCGAGTTGGATAATGCTCAGTTCTTTACCCGGCTGGGCCAGCGCCTGATCAAAGTGCTCGGCCAGACCACCGTCGACGGGTTCGTTTATCGTGTTGATATGCGCTTGCGCCCCTTTGGCGACAGCGGTCCACTGGTATTGAGCTTCGCCGCGCTGGAAGACTACTACCAGGAGCAGGGGCGCGACTGGGAGCGTTACGCGATGGTCAAAGCGCGGCTGATGGGCGATAGCGACGACCGCTGGAGTGCGGAGCTGCGCCAGATGCTGCGGCCGTTCGTCTTCCGCCGCTATATTGATTTCAGCGTTATTCAGTCGCTGCGTAATATGAAAAGCATGATCGCCCGTGAAGTACGACGGCGCGGGCTGACGGATAACATTAAACTTGGGGCTGGCGGTATCCGCGAAACGGAGTTTATCGTGCAGGTATTCCAGCTGATCCGTGGGGGGCGTGAGCGCTCGCTTCAGCAGCGTTCCCTGCTGCCCACACTGGCTGCCATCGGTGAGCTGCATCTGTTACCCTCAGATCGGGTGGGGCAGCTGCAAGTTGCCTATCAGTTCCTGAGGCGGCTGGAAAATCTGCTGCAAAGCATCAACGATGAGCAAACACAGACGTTGCCGGACAGCGAACCGGACCGCGCACGTCTTGCCTGGGCGATGGGCTTTACCGACTGGGCGGCATTACACGCGCGGCTCGATCGGCATATGGTCGATGTGCGCACTATCTTCAACGAGCTGATCGGTGACGATACGGCCGACAGTGCTGATAACCGCGAGGCCGGTGAATATGGCGCACTGTGGCAGGATCGGCTGGAGGAGACCGACCTGCAACTGCTGGTGCCGCATCTGGCCAGTAATGCTCGTCAGCAGCTGTTGCGTACCCTCAACGATTTCCGCCAGGACCTGGATAAGCGCACTATCGGCCCGCGCGGGCGTCAGGCGCTGGACCAGCTGATGCCGCGCCTGTTGAGCGAAGTGGTGCCGCGTAATGATGCCCCGGTAACGCTGATGCGCCTGACGCCGCTGCTGCTGGGCGTGGTGACCCGTTCCACCTATCTGGAGCTGTTGAGCGAATACCACGGTGCATTGCAGCACCTGATCCGCCTGTGTGCCGCATCGCCGATGGTTGCCAGCCAGCTGGCACGCTATCCCCTGCTGCTGGATGAGCTGCTCGACCCGGCCACGCTGTATCATCCCACCGCCACCGATGCCTATCGTGACGAACTGCGCCAGTACCTGCTGCGTATTCCGGAAGAGGATGAGGAACAGCAGCTGGAGGCGCTGCGGCAGTTTAAACAGGCACAGCATCTGCGTATTGCTGCTGCTGATATCGCCAAAACGCTACCGGTAATGAAAGTCAGCGATCATCTGACCTGGCTGGCGGAAGCGATAACCGAATCGGTGGTTCAGCAGGCGTGGAATATGATGGTTCAGCGCTATGGCCGTCCTTCGCACCTGGTCAGTGATAGCGAACGTGGGTTTGCCGTGGTGGGTTACGGCAAGTTGGGGGGATGGGAGCTGGGCTACAGTTCCGATCTCGATCTGGTGTTCCTGCACGACTGCCCGGCCGAGGCGGTGACCCTGGGGGAGCGCAGTATTGACGGCCGCCAGTTCTATCTGCGTCTGGCGCAGCGCGTGATGCACTTGTTCAGTACCCGCACTTCTTCGGGCATCCTTTACGAGGTGGATGCCCGCCTGCGTCCCTCCGGGGCGGCGGGCATGTTGGTCAGCACGTTTGCTGCTTTCGATGAGTATCAGCGCAGCGAAGCCTGGACATGGGAGCATCAGGCGCTGGTACGGGCGCGTATCGTGTTTGGCGACAGCGCCCTGAGCCAGCGTTTCGAGCGCATCCGGCGCAGCGTTCTGGGGCTACCGCGTGAGGCTCAGGCACTGCAAACGGAAGTGCGCGAGATGCGGGAGAAAATGCGTGCGCATCACGGCAACAAGCATAAGGGGCGGTGGGATATTAAATCCGACGCCGGCGGCATCATCGATATTGAGTTTATGACGCAATATCTGGTTTTACGCTATGCCTCACAACACCCGGAACTGACGCGCTGGTCTGACAATGTGCGTATTCTTGAGCTACTGGCGCGCAGCGGTAAAATGGAGCCTGCTCAGGCGCTGGCACTGACCCATGCCTATGTGACTCTGCGCGACGCGCTTCATCATCTGGCTTTGCAGGAACTGCCTGGGCACGTCTCAGTCGATGCTTTCGCTCAGGAAAAAGCCGAGGTGAAAGCCTGCTGGCAGGCATGGTTAAGTGCCTGA
- the tolC gene encoding outer membrane channel protein TolC, which yields MNKLLPLLIGLSLGGFSVASQAENLLQVYQQARLSNPDLRSSAADRDAAFEKINEARSPLLPQLGLGADYTYTNGYRDSSGANSNTKSASLQLTQTIFDMSKWRALTLQEKTAGIQDVTWQTAQQTLILNTATAYFNVLNAIDTLSYTEAQKQSIYRQLDQTTQRFNVGLVAITDVQNARSQYDTVLASEVAARNELDNAVETLRQVTGNYYASLASLNVDTFKTDKPQPVSALLKEAENRNLSLLAARLSQDLAREQIRSAETGHMPTLDLTASTGLSNNRYGGSRANQSTSTKDNISGSNQVGLSFNLPLYSGGSVSSQVKQAQYAFVAASEQLEGAHRTAVQTVRSSFNNVNASISSIAAYKQAVVSAQSSLDAMEAGYSVGTRTIVDVLDATTTLFNAKQQLSNARYSYMINQLNIKSALGTLNEQDLQTLNSQLGKDVVTAPDVVAPENPQQDARAVGAAHKVRNGNAPAATRTIGNPLSY from the coding sequence ATGAACAAACTGCTCCCTTTACTTATCGGTCTGAGCCTGGGCGGCTTCAGTGTTGCCAGCCAGGCTGAAAACCTGCTGCAGGTATATCAGCAGGCGCGTTTATCAAATCCTGACCTTCGTAGCTCAGCAGCCGATCGTGATGCGGCATTTGAGAAAATTAATGAAGCTCGCAGCCCGCTGTTACCGCAGCTTGGCCTTGGAGCTGACTATACGTACACCAACGGTTACCGTGATAGCAGTGGCGCTAACAGCAACACTAAAAGTGCCTCACTACAACTGACTCAGACCATTTTTGATATGTCAAAATGGCGTGCGCTTACCCTGCAGGAAAAGACCGCCGGGATTCAGGACGTCACCTGGCAGACCGCCCAGCAGACGCTGATCCTGAATACCGCTACCGCCTATTTTAATGTCCTGAATGCCATCGATACCCTGTCATATACCGAGGCACAAAAACAGTCCATTTATCGCCAGCTGGATCAAACCACCCAGCGTTTTAACGTGGGCCTGGTTGCCATTACCGATGTGCAGAACGCCCGCTCGCAGTACGATACCGTGTTGGCCAGTGAAGTGGCAGCGCGTAATGAGCTGGACAATGCGGTTGAAACCCTGCGTCAGGTAACCGGTAACTACTATGCGAGCCTGGCTTCACTCAACGTTGATACTTTCAAAACGGATAAACCGCAGCCGGTCAGCGCTCTGCTAAAAGAAGCAGAAAACCGCAATCTGAGTCTGTTAGCAGCCCGTCTCTCTCAGGATCTGGCGCGTGAGCAGATTCGATCTGCCGAAACTGGCCATATGCCAACGCTGGATCTGACCGCGTCTACCGGTTTATCCAATAACCGTTACGGCGGCAGCCGTGCTAACCAGTCAACCAGCACTAAGGACAATATCAGCGGCAGTAACCAGGTGGGTTTGAGCTTCAACCTGCCACTGTACAGCGGTGGCTCAGTCAGCTCACAGGTTAAGCAAGCGCAGTACGCCTTTGTTGCCGCAAGTGAACAGCTCGAAGGCGCTCACCGCACTGCCGTCCAGACCGTGCGTTCCTCGTTCAACAACGTGAATGCCTCAATCAGTAGCATTGCAGCCTACAAACAGGCTGTTGTTTCAGCACAAAGCTCGCTGGATGCCATGGAAGCCGGTTATTCCGTGGGTACCCGCACTATCGTCGATGTGCTGGATGCCACCACCACGCTGTTCAATGCCAAACAGCAGCTGTCTAATGCGCGTTACAGCTATATGATTAATCAGCTAAACATCAAGTCTGCGCTGGGCACGCTCAACGAACAGGACCTGCAGACGTTGAATAGCCAGCTTGGTAAAGATGTGGTTACCGCGCCAGATGTTGTTGCCCCGGAAAACCCGCAGCAGGATGCCCGCGCCGTTGGCGCTGCTCACAAGGTACGCAACGGCAACGCCCCGGCGGCTACCCGAACCATCGGTAATCCCCTCAGTTACTGA
- the ubiK gene encoding ubiquinone biosynthesis accessory factor UbiK: MIDAKKIEQLARQVHDAMPKGIRDLGDDVEKKIRQTLQSQLTRLDLVNREEFDVQTQVLLRTREKLAALEQRLAELENRAVPQLPAEVADKPTE; encoded by the coding sequence ATGATTGATGCAAAAAAAATCGAACAACTGGCCCGTCAAGTCCATGACGCCATGCCGAAAGGCATTCGTGATTTGGGTGATGATGTGGAAAAGAAAATCCGTCAGACTCTGCAATCACAGCTGACTCGACTGGATCTGGTTAACCGTGAAGAGTTTGACGTCCAGACTCAGGTGTTGCTGCGCACCCGCGAGAAGCTGGCCGCGCTGGAACAGCGTCTGGCCGAGCTGGAGAACCGTGCGGTACCACAACTGCCTGCGGAAGTCGCCGATAAACCGACTGAGTAA
- the nudF gene encoding ADP-ribose diphosphatase, with protein sequence MTAVNNYPVIFTKNDVEIMARETLYQGFFSLQRYRFRHRLFNGGMSGEITREIFERGHAAVLLPYDPRRDEVVLIEQIRIATYDTSPTPWVLELVAGMIEAGETPEDVARREAVEEAGLTAGRIKPIINYLSSAGGTTERLAVFVGEVDASVAQGNHGLEEENEDILVHVVSRSQAYQWVEQGRIDNAAAVIALQWLELHHKQLRQEWKNE encoded by the coding sequence ATGACCGCAGTGAACAATTATCCGGTAATTTTTACCAAAAACGATGTAGAAATCATGGCTCGCGAGACCCTGTACCAGGGTTTTTTTTCGTTGCAACGCTATCGTTTTCGCCACCGTTTATTTAACGGGGGAATGAGCGGTGAAATCACCAGAGAAATTTTCGAGCGCGGTCACGCCGCAGTGCTGCTACCCTATGATCCCCGGCGTGATGAAGTTGTGCTGATCGAACAAATCCGTATAGCGACCTACGATACCAGCCCCACCCCTTGGGTGCTTGAGCTGGTGGCAGGAATGATTGAAGCGGGTGAAACGCCGGAAGACGTGGCGCGCCGCGAGGCGGTAGAAGAGGCAGGTCTGACAGCCGGACGGATTAAACCCATCATTAATTATCTCTCCAGTGCGGGGGGAACGACAGAACGTCTGGCGGTGTTTGTCGGTGAAGTGGATGCCAGCGTGGCGCAGGGAAACCACGGTCTGGAGGAAGAGAATGAGGACATTCTTGTGCATGTGGTGAGCCGCAGTCAGGCTTATCAATGGGTGGAACAGGGGAGAATTGATAATGCCGCTGCCGTTATTGCTTTGCAATGGCTGGAGCTGCACCATAAACAGTTACGCCAGGAGTGGAAAAACGAATAA
- a CDS encoding DUF1190 family protein, translating into MKRTKKINYASFRKSWSARHLTPVALAVSAVFMLAACEQADETVSMYQNADDCSAANPGKSAQCTTAFNSAKEEAAKTAPKYTSRADCVAEFGEGQCQQAPAQAGVGNTNAESQSSGSFWMPLMAGYMMGRLMGGGMGGQQQPLFTSKSPTSPASGQFVDASGKSYGAATPGRTMTVPKSALAPKPATTSTVTRGGFGDSVAKQNTLRRNSSSTASSMRSKRSMGG; encoded by the coding sequence ATGAAACGGACTAAAAAAATTAATTACGCCTCCTTTCGCAAAAGCTGGAGCGCCCGCCATTTAACGCCGGTAGCACTGGCGGTGAGTGCGGTATTTATGCTGGCCGCATGTGAACAGGCCGATGAAACCGTATCAATGTATCAAAACGCTGACGACTGCTCGGCCGCTAACCCCGGCAAGAGCGCGCAGTGCACTACCGCGTTTAACAGCGCCAAAGAAGAAGCGGCCAAAACCGCGCCGAAATATACCAGTCGTGCAGACTGCGTGGCTGAATTTGGCGAAGGCCAGTGCCAGCAGGCACCGGCTCAGGCTGGCGTTGGCAATACCAATGCGGAATCGCAGTCCAGCGGCAGCTTCTGGATGCCACTGATGGCCGGTTACATGATGGGCCGACTGATGGGCGGCGGGATGGGCGGCCAGCAACAGCCGCTTTTCACTTCAAAATCCCCGACCAGCCCAGCCAGCGGTCAGTTTGTTGATGCCAGCGGGAAAAGTTACGGAGCCGCCACCCCCGGCCGTACCATGACGGTGCCGAAAAGTGCGCTGGCACCTAAGCCTGCCACCACCAGCACCGTAACACGCGGCGGTTTTGGTGACAGCGTTGCCAAACAAAACACCCTGCGGCGTAACAGTAGCAGTACTGCCAGCAGCATGCGCAGTAAACGCAGCATGGGGGGCTAA
- the ribB gene encoding 3,4-dihydroxy-2-butanone-4-phosphate synthase, which translates to MNQSLLSEFGTPEQRVTRAVEALRSGRGVMVLDDEDRENEGDMIFAAETMTVEQMALTIRHGSGIVCLCLNEERLEQLDLPMMVQNNTSAYGTGFTVTIEAARGVTTGVSATDRLTTIRTAIADDAKPSDLNRPGHVFPLRARSGGVLTRGGHTEATIDLVTLAGFKPAGVLCELTNDDGSMAHAPEVMVFARQHNMPVVTIEDLVSWRHSQETLQAS; encoded by the coding sequence ATGAATCAGTCGCTACTTTCCGAATTTGGCACGCCTGAACAGCGTGTCACTCGTGCCGTTGAGGCGCTGCGATCCGGTCGCGGTGTGATGGTACTGGACGATGAAGATCGTGAAAACGAAGGTGATATGATCTTCGCCGCCGAAACCATGACCGTTGAGCAGATGGCGCTGACCATCCGCCACGGCAGCGGTATTGTCTGTTTGTGTCTGAACGAAGAACGTCTGGAACAACTTGATTTGCCCATGATGGTGCAGAACAACACCAGCGCTTATGGCACCGGCTTTACCGTGACTATCGAAGCGGCACGGGGCGTGACTACCGGCGTTTCTGCGACAGACCGGCTGACCACCATCCGTACCGCTATTGCTGATGATGCCAAGCCCAGCGATTTGAACCGTCCTGGCCACGTATTTCCACTGCGCGCCCGTTCCGGTGGCGTGTTGACCCGTGGTGGCCATACTGAAGCCACTATCGATTTGGTCACCCTGGCCGGTTTCAAGCCAGCGGGCGTGCTTTGTGAACTGACTAACGATGATGGTTCAATGGCCCATGCGCCGGAAGTGATGGTGTTTGCACGTCAGCATAATATGCCGGTCGTCACTATCGAAGATCTGGTGTCCTGGCGCCACAGTCAAGAAACGCTACAGGCCAGTTAA
- the hldE gene encoding bifunctional D-glycero-beta-D-manno-heptose-7-phosphate kinase/D-glycero-beta-D-manno-heptose 1-phosphate adenylyltransferase HldE, protein MKITLPDFTRAGVLVVGDVMLDRYWHGPTNRISPEAPVPVVKVDSVEERPGGAANVAMNIASLGARSRLIGLTGIDDAARALSAALSGVNVQCDFVPVATHPTITKLRVLSRNQQLIRLDFEEGFEGVDPAPMHERIQQSLPGIGALVLSDYAKGALASVETMIALARKAGVPVLVDPKGTDFSRYHGATLLTPNLSEFEAVVGKCKSEADIVERGTALMQQYALSALLVTRSEHGMTLLQPGKAPFHMPTQAQEVFDVTGAGDTVIGVLATALAAGNTLEESCYLANAAAGVVVGKLGTSTVSPVELENAIRARPESGFGVMNEAQLIAEVAKARQRGEKVVMTNGVFDILHAGHVSYLANARKLGDRLIVAVNSDASTRRLKGKTRPVNPLVNRMMVLGALEAVDWVIGFEEDTPQRVIAEVLPDLLVKGGDYKPEDIAGSKEVWENGGDVRVLNFEDGISTSNIIKTIICGTGQN, encoded by the coding sequence ATGAAAATTACCCTGCCCGATTTTACCCGCGCGGGCGTGCTGGTAGTGGGCGACGTGATGTTGGATCGCTACTGGCACGGCCCAACCAACCGCATCTCTCCCGAAGCCCCGGTACCGGTGGTAAAAGTTGATAGTGTGGAAGAGCGCCCCGGCGGCGCGGCCAACGTTGCAATGAATATCGCCTCACTTGGCGCCCGATCACGTCTGATCGGCCTGACCGGGATTGACGACGCGGCGCGTGCGCTGAGCGCAGCCCTGTCCGGGGTAAATGTGCAGTGCGATTTTGTCCCTGTGGCGACCCATCCCACCATCACCAAGCTGCGGGTGCTGTCGCGCAACCAGCAGCTGATCCGGCTGGATTTTGAGGAAGGATTTGAAGGCGTCGATCCCGCGCCAATGCACGAGCGAATTCAGCAGTCACTGCCGGGTATCGGGGCGCTGGTACTGTCTGACTATGCCAAAGGGGCGCTGGCCAGCGTTGAGACCATGATCGCTCTGGCGCGTAAAGCGGGCGTCCCGGTGCTGGTGGATCCAAAGGGAACCGACTTCTCTCGCTACCATGGCGCAACCCTTCTGACGCCAAACCTGTCTGAATTCGAAGCGGTGGTTGGCAAGTGCAAAAGCGAGGCCGATATTGTTGAACGTGGTACGGCGCTGATGCAGCAGTATGCTCTCTCTGCGCTTCTGGTCACCCGTTCCGAACACGGTATGACGCTGCTGCAACCGGGCAAAGCCCCTTTCCATATGCCCACTCAGGCGCAGGAGGTCTTTGACGTGACCGGTGCCGGAGACACGGTCATCGGCGTGCTGGCAACCGCTCTGGCGGCAGGTAACACGCTGGAAGAGAGTTGTTATCTGGCCAATGCAGCGGCAGGCGTGGTGGTCGGCAAGCTCGGCACCTCCACCGTTTCGCCGGTGGAGCTGGAAAATGCCATTCGTGCCAGGCCGGAATCGGGATTTGGCGTAATGAATGAAGCGCAGCTGATTGCAGAAGTGGCCAAAGCCCGCCAGCGCGGCGAAAAAGTGGTGATGACTAACGGCGTGTTCGACATTTTGCATGCAGGCCACGTTTCCTATCTTGCCAATGCACGTAAGCTCGGTGACCGACTGATCGTGGCGGTGAATAGCGATGCTTCCACCCGGCGTCTGAAAGGTAAAACACGCCCGGTTAATCCGCTGGTTAACCGTATGATGGTGTTGGGGGCGCTTGAGGCAGTGGACTGGGTGATCGGTTTTGAGGAAGACACGCCGCAGCGGGTAATCGCTGAAGTACTGCCGGACCTTCTGGTGAAAGGCGGTGACTATAAACCGGAAGATATTGCCGGGAGCAAAGAGGTTTGGGAAAACGGCGGAGACGTGCGGGTACTCAATTTCGAAGACGGCATTTCTACCAGTAATATCATCAAAACGATCATCTGCGGAACCGGTCAAAACTAA
- a CDS encoding DUF1249 family protein, whose product MKRYVPDFPEMMRVCETNFAQLRRLLPKEDRAGESVAYQVTGASYLITIQESTRYTTLVEIRQTAPAVSYWSLPSMSVRLYHDAMVAEVCSTQQIYRFKARYDYPNKKLHQRDEKHQINQFLADWLRYCLSHGAMAVPVC is encoded by the coding sequence ATGAAACGCTATGTCCCCGACTTTCCTGAAATGATGCGCGTTTGCGAGACCAATTTTGCGCAGCTGCGCCGGTTATTGCCTAAAGAAGACCGTGCCGGCGAATCTGTGGCATATCAGGTGACCGGGGCCAGTTATCTGATTACCATTCAGGAGTCGACCCGCTATACGACGCTGGTGGAAATCAGGCAAACCGCCCCGGCGGTAAGCTACTGGAGCCTGCCCTCCATGTCGGTACGCTTGTATCACGACGCGATGGTGGCAGAAGTGTGTTCCACGCAGCAGATCTATCGCTTTAAAGCACGCTATGATTATCCAAATAAAAAGCTGCATCAGCGTGACGAAAAGCACCAGATTAATCAGTTCCTGGCTGACTGGTTACGCTATTGCTTGTCCCACGGCGCAATGGCCGTCCCGGTGTGTTGA